Proteins encoded within one genomic window of Patescibacteria group bacterium:
- a CDS encoding transketolase, with protein MTSHIKSNTLKLMTINQYEQLAKSLRYWILQMTSTAGSGHVTSSLSAVELMAVLASHYQFDFDQPQNMHNDRLIFSKGHASPLYYVLYACMGAIGFDELWRYRQLDSTLEGHPTPRFKYTDFATGSLGMGLGFGSGLALGLSRLNSTGRVFVLLGDGELAEGSVWESAAFTSQHHLSNLTAIVDVNRLGQSAATAYGWDIKTYQHRFEAFGWHVITIDGHNIKEIDAAFGQLDSQKPTVILAKTVKGKGVSYLEDEPNWHGVALSEPDLDQALCELGVVQTDLTVKVAAPKKTMLLPDTTVAINVVASANSLGRNDKEGEVLSLRQVFGQTLQQICKQNEKIIVFDGDVANSTFTALVRDKLPDQFVETYIAEQQMIDGAVGISKAGFYPVVATFAAFLTRAFDQIRMSAISNANLLIVGTHTGVSIGQDGPSQMGLEDVAMFSSIHQSTIICPADAISTAKLLPELLNQTGIKYLRLFRPEVPALYSMDEKFEVGGSKILRESAADVVAIIASGVTVHEALKAYEMLKNENIAVKVVDAYSIKPIDTETLHQISSQVKYFVTVEDHRLQGGLGDAVLNAFVGSKSIIPHITKLGIDEIPRSGKPNQLMDKYGISAKTIYDTVKKIRS; from the coding sequence ATGACATCGCACATAAAATCAAATACACTAAAACTAATGACTATTAATCAATACGAACAGCTAGCCAAAAGCTTGCGCTATTGGATTTTGCAGATGACCTCTACTGCAGGCTCTGGTCATGTCACATCTTCGCTATCTGCGGTAGAGCTGATGGCCGTTTTGGCATCGCATTATCAATTTGACTTTGACCAGCCGCAAAATATGCACAATGACCGGTTGATTTTCTCTAAAGGTCACGCCAGTCCTTTATATTACGTGTTGTATGCGTGCATGGGGGCGATTGGCTTTGACGAGTTGTGGCGTTATCGTCAGCTTGATTCGACGTTGGAAGGGCACCCGACACCGCGATTTAAATACACTGATTTTGCTACCGGATCGTTGGGGATGGGGCTTGGGTTTGGATCTGGGTTAGCTTTAGGTTTAAGTCGACTTAACTCAACTGGGCGTGTTTTTGTTTTACTCGGCGATGGCGAACTGGCCGAAGGCTCGGTTTGGGAGAGCGCGGCATTTACCAGCCAGCATCATTTATCAAATCTCACAGCCATTGTGGATGTTAACCGTCTCGGGCAAAGTGCGGCCACGGCATATGGATGGGATATCAAAACTTATCAGCACAGATTCGAGGCGTTTGGCTGGCACGTAATAACGATCGACGGGCATAATATTAAAGAGATTGATGCTGCTTTCGGTCAGCTTGACTCACAAAAACCGACGGTTATTTTGGCTAAAACCGTTAAGGGTAAAGGCGTGTCCTACTTAGAAGATGAGCCAAATTGGCACGGCGTAGCATTATCTGAGCCAGATCTTGATCAAGCCTTGTGTGAGCTGGGCGTGGTTCAGACTGATTTGACGGTAAAGGTCGCGGCTCCGAAAAAGACTATGTTGTTGCCAGATACTACTGTTGCGATCAACGTGGTCGCTTCGGCAAACTCCCTGGGTCGAAATGACAAAGAAGGGGAGGTGCTCTCTCTGCGCCAAGTTTTTGGTCAAACTTTACAACAAATTTGCAAACAGAATGAAAAAATTATCGTTTTTGATGGCGATGTGGCTAACTCCACTTTCACCGCATTAGTCCGCGATAAACTGCCGGATCAATTTGTTGAAACTTACATCGCCGAGCAACAGATGATAGATGGCGCCGTCGGTATATCCAAAGCGGGGTTTTATCCGGTTGTCGCCACTTTTGCCGCATTTCTAACTCGCGCGTTTGATCAAATTCGCATGAGTGCCATATCAAATGCGAATTTACTGATTGTTGGTACTCATACCGGGGTATCGATCGGACAAGACGGACCCAGTCAGATGGGGTTGGAAGATGTAGCGATGTTTTCGTCGATTCACCAGTCGACAATCATCTGCCCAGCCGACGCAATATCAACAGCAAAATTATTGCCAGAATTACTAAATCAAACCGGCATTAAATATTTGCGTCTGTTTCGGCCCGAAGTGCCAGCGCTTTACTCTATGGACGAGAAATTCGAGGTCGGTGGCAGCAAAATTTTACGAGAAAGCGCGGCCGATGTGGTGGCGATTATCGCCAGCGGGGTCACGGTTCATGAAGCGTTGAAAGCGTACGAAATGCTAAAAAATGAAAACATTGCGGTTAAAGTGGTAGATGCGTATTCCATTAAACCGATCGATACAGAAACGTTGCATCAAATATCGTCACAGGTAAAATATTTCGTTACGGTGGAAGACCATCGGTTGCAAGGCGGTTTAGGTGACGCGGTGTTAAACGCGTTTGTTGGCAGTAAATCAATTATCCCGCATATTACCAAATTGGGGATTGATGAGATTCCGCGTTCGGGCAAGCCTAATCAGCTAATGGACAAATATGGTATTTCCGCCAAAACAATCTATGATACAGTAAAGAAAATACGGAGTTAA
- the rpmG gene encoding 50S ribosomal protein L33, giving the protein MAKKEARKTAVMICSVCGLSNVHSERNSTNTPEKLQLQKYCKVCRKRTLHKEKK; this is encoded by the coding sequence ATGGCCAAGAAAGAAGCAAGAAAAACAGCGGTAATGATTTGTTCAGTGTGTGGTTTAAGTAACGTTCATAGTGAGCGCAACAGTACCAACACGCCGGAAAAATTGCAGTTGCAAAAATATTGCAAAGTTTGCCGCAAACGCACCTTGCATAAAGAAAAGAAATAG
- a CDS encoding AAA family ATPase, whose translation MIIGITGYLSAGKGESADYLASKHGFSKRGYGDTIRAEMTENGIELGRDNEYAYANKLRSEHGFGYWTKKIAQSINPQDKVVIEGIRNKLEIEELSKVAAFKLIFVDAPVEMRYERMLSRVGRTNEPKTLAQFVEQENRERHNTDPAKQSIDDCVAKADFKVRNSGDINQLHQQLDKIVEEITNDQR comes from the coding sequence ATGATTATTGGCATTACCGGATATTTGAGTGCGGGGAAGGGCGAGTCGGCTGATTATTTAGCGTCAAAACACGGTTTTTCTAAGCGAGGATACGGTGATACCATCCGCGCCGAGATGACCGAAAATGGCATCGAACTTGGTCGCGACAACGAATACGCCTATGCCAATAAGCTGCGCAGCGAACACGGGTTTGGCTACTGGACCAAAAAAATCGCTCAGTCTATTAATCCACAAGACAAGGTTGTAATTGAGGGGATTCGCAATAAGCTCGAAATCGAGGAGCTTAGTAAGGTCGCAGCGTTCAAATTAATATTTGTGGATGCACCAGTTGAGATGCGATATGAAAGAATGTTGTCGCGTGTTGGCCGTACCAACGAACCTAAGACCCTGGCGCAGTTTGTTGAGCAAGAAAACCGCGAGCGTCACAATACTGATCCAGCCAAACAGTCGATAGACGATTGTGTGGCAAAGGCAGATTTCAAAGTGCGAAACAGTGGTGATATTAACCAACTTCATCAACAATTAGACAAAATTGTAGAGGAAATAACAAATGACCAAAGATAA
- a CDS encoding cytidine/deoxycytidylate deaminase family protein, with translation MTKDNRPDWDHYFMEIAKMAATRSTCDRKHIGAVIVKGKSILSTGYNGSVAGTDHCDDAGHLMEDGHCVRTIHAEANAIVQAARNGVMLDGSTLYTSASPCWPCFKLISNSGIKKVVFGEFYRDERIFDVAKKIKIELVDLSNSGKGKK, from the coding sequence ATGACCAAAGATAATCGTCCAGATTGGGATCATTATTTTATGGAGATTGCCAAAATGGCGGCCACCCGTTCCACTTGTGACCGCAAACATATTGGCGCGGTGATTGTTAAGGGCAAGAGCATCCTCTCTACCGGTTACAACGGCAGCGTGGCTGGAACAGATCACTGCGACGATGCAGGGCATTTGATGGAAGATGGTCATTGTGTGCGTACCATTCACGCCGAAGCTAACGCCATTGTTCAAGCGGCGCGTAACGGAGTAATGCTAGACGGGTCCACTTTGTACACATCTGCTAGCCCATGTTGGCCGTGTTTCAAACTGATTAGTAACAGTGGGATTAAAAAGGTGGTATTTGGTGAGTTTTATCGCGACGAACGCATTTTCGACGTCGCAAAAAAGATCAAAATTGAATTAGTAGATTTAAGTAATTCAGGGAAAGGAAAGAAGTAA
- a CDS encoding divalent metal cation transporter: protein MDEKPKEPMIERIAEAPAEVLEKTVEISSKVEHAVVDHGPIKTTRDFWHKLGPGLTTGAADDDPSGITTYSQTGAQYGFGLLWLAAFTFPLMAIVQEMCARIGMVTGQGLAANIRHHFPKSIIYICAVLLFAANTFNIGADLGAMAQATQLLAPKASFGLLVVGFTVLCLLMQVFLSYATYAKYLKWMALVLFAYVFSAIAVGLNWNDVILHTVKPSLNFSKEQIILICGILGTTISPYLFFWQTSQEVEEQILTGHTSIKSRQSEVNDAEIKDMRIDIWSGMFLSNIAMFFIIAACAATLFQNGINNIGSAADAAEALRPIAGNGAFWLFAIGILGVGLLGIPVLAGSASYAISESMGWRQGLYRKLTSAYAFYGVMIIAMLLGLSMNFIGLDPIKVLIYSAVANGLVAPVILVLIVLIGSNKKIMGSRVNHPVTTFFGWLVTAVMVVAGLATIYSFF, encoded by the coding sequence ATGGATGAAAAACCCAAAGAACCGATGATAGAGCGAATCGCCGAAGCACCGGCAGAGGTTTTGGAAAAAACCGTCGAAATATCATCCAAAGTTGAGCACGCGGTAGTTGATCATGGCCCAATTAAAACCACGCGCGATTTTTGGCATAAATTAGGTCCGGGACTAACCACTGGTGCGGCCGATGACGATCCTTCCGGTATCACCACCTATTCTCAGACCGGAGCTCAGTATGGCTTTGGGTTGCTTTGGTTGGCCGCCTTTACTTTTCCGTTAATGGCGATTGTGCAAGAAATGTGCGCACGTATTGGCATGGTAACCGGGCAGGGCTTAGCGGCTAACATTCGGCATCACTTTCCCAAATCGATTATTTATATATGTGCGGTACTATTGTTTGCGGCCAACACCTTTAACATCGGCGCAGACTTGGGGGCGATGGCGCAAGCAACTCAATTGTTAGCACCAAAGGCTAGTTTCGGATTATTAGTGGTTGGATTCACGGTTCTTTGCTTGTTGATGCAGGTATTTTTGAGCTACGCAACTTATGCCAAATATCTAAAATGGATGGCGTTGGTGTTGTTTGCCTATGTTTTCTCGGCGATTGCGGTGGGATTAAATTGGAACGATGTAATATTGCACACGGTTAAGCCCTCGCTTAATTTTTCTAAAGAGCAAATAATTTTGATTTGTGGTATTTTAGGTACCACCATTTCTCCTTATCTATTTTTCTGGCAGACATCGCAAGAAGTGGAAGAGCAAATTTTGACTGGGCATACCTCAATCAAATCACGCCAATCAGAAGTTAATGACGCGGAAATCAAAGATATGCGCATCGACATTTGGTCGGGGATGTTTTTGTCGAATATTGCGATGTTTTTCATTATTGCAGCCTGTGCAGCTACCTTATTCCAGAACGGCATTAACAATATCGGTTCGGCGGCAGACGCGGCTGAGGCGCTTAGACCAATCGCCGGAAACGGCGCGTTTTGGCTGTTTGCTATCGGCATTTTAGGTGTCGGTTTGCTTGGTATTCCGGTGCTGGCGGGTTCGGCATCATACGCGATTTCGGAGAGCATGGGTTGGCGTCAAGGACTGTATCGCAAACTCACGTCTGCATATGCATTTTACGGCGTAATGATTATCGCCATGTTACTTGGGTTATCAATGAACTTTATTGGTCTTGATCCAATTAAAGTGCTAATTTATTCGGCGGTGGCCAACGGATTGGTGGCACCGGTAATTTTAGTGTTAATTGTGCTAATTGGGTCAAACAAAAAGATTATGGGCAGCAGAGTAAATCACCCCGTTACCACCTTTTTTGGCTGGTTAGTGACCGCGGTAATGGTGGTGGCCGGATTGGCGACCATATACTCATTTTTCTAG
- a CDS encoding PspC domain-containing protein gives MSKQLYKIPAEGMIGGVCAGLADYFDIDVSIIRVVFVILALLHGVGVIAYIILLVILPEKSASAAKEPEQPQKSSNSSALSHWRKHSEMIGMALVFIGILLVIANFLALAIWLLWPIFFILIGLMILFNPQIKE, from the coding sequence ATGAGCAAACAATTGTACAAGATCCCTGCTGAAGGAATGATTGGTGGAGTATGTGCCGGATTGGCAGATTATTTTGACATCGATGTGTCAATAATTCGCGTAGTATTTGTTATTTTAGCATTGCTACACGGCGTAGGCGTGATAGCATATATTATTTTACTGGTTATTCTACCGGAAAAATCTGCCAGCGCAGCTAAAGAACCGGAACAACCACAAAAGTCATCTAACTCGTCTGCTTTGTCTCACTGGCGAAAACACAGCGAAATGATCGGCATGGCGCTGGTATTTATTGGCATACTGTTAGTAATCGCCAATTTTCTCGCCCTGGCAATTTGGCTGCTTTGGCCAATTTTCTTCATCCTAATTGGTTTAATGATATTATTTAATCCACAAATAAAGGAGTAA
- a CDS encoding LamG domain-containing protein has protein sequence MHKKLNQLKADLKFWLWKTKTLNAKRYVSIVVLVAMLVGVSIYSLGGIIKKVAAANAASVNLQTGSITVDGGNFLLDSNKCLWTTDSTSTISVVQKDGSNLNLPYNFKGKVCFDGVMSTPTTPQDVIVQNGGVLSLMGSHTFKTLTVNSGGTVTHPPADANGKAVPYGSRSFMYAMRFTFFVKVEAPAGDPTNIKRVYLKAPDSNDSIVIEAGGGALPGTSSVDDPAAFNLGLISWHANNGIGCNLMDASFRASSSCGGTLPAANFNTEAEVAVSRGGDSVRYVPIRVTTWQSTSDQFYKVGYRETLQIGAGAETQIANNPQYLPISYIYGPYEGPSSESGTLTGAADPAAQYKSRFEYAQAPIDQADYSSLGSNGWGLISKDLSTFRIWSSSQNRYVDQVAKPTYSFFSRVDLTNNGTFKDFGKYDCTGHCTNVNDAFYFDYNDPSRTSAGNPFSNSQRKDGYGYLIGANPGASTYDPLEPNVALLQNYKLQTHSDAAPVIKPSVTLHVTGAVTLNGGLIDTTNKGLPGGFTYGGPNNSDSKYGFAGVGGKGNSSPGWWYAYADCDNSNIGIQGSNWSDGNGGGGGPANKSCTDVIGLAGGGGGMGYGGSGKTYVDSNSDSVYNLNNTRGSYYSHGQGGAGLYGIGGGFAQNSGTGQYQAVANYDSMIHGYSYRERYTSSTAALLGGGGGGGTDAGAPTGVSQRFDDGSFPAGSGGGAILLTVDGDMTLSGNSTVSASGGNGWDVSNPGGGANHYATTSGGGGGSVILSVSGTINLANTSIIKANGGNTSGRCFASSGNECGVPGEGGGGLVRITASVFSGDGWIFAPNNYCDVNGAYVGILSNSVQAAAGRGTASGGSLVMADGSDAYGQVSEHGIVDLKYAGNIPFCGSGLGAGTGIQISKQIEQLSSAPAEGSAAVASANGNNVVTVTNGSILRVTITVSNLSTTNQTVTISDVLPKSTMTLGTTSPAVTLTSGLQFDGSNDYVVVPGNAGLRMTTLTLEGWINTTSGASSYPLNYGAYGFQINKWSSGGALSLLFTNQYGVGEECISNRSVNDGNWHHIAGTIDQANKKYSIYIDGALSKACTMNANIKYSSTESLYFGTGSPTVGRFNGKLNEIRVSNNLRYTGNYTPSNHFNTDANTIGLWHLDGVAGSTTATDSSSNGNNGTLMNGATNSPPANGSTDGPVWLYDPDTVIPPVNGLVYVYNSTSSDFTPTVSSGKFSQSGIAVAAGSYTILRYVTVIK, from the coding sequence ATGCATAAAAAATTGAATCAGTTAAAGGCTGATCTGAAGTTTTGGCTGTGGAAAACTAAGACACTCAACGCCAAAAGATATGTCTCAATTGTAGTATTGGTAGCAATGCTAGTTGGGGTGAGTATTTACTCACTAGGTGGTATCATCAAAAAAGTGGCGGCTGCTAACGCTGCCAGTGTTAACTTGCAAACCGGATCGATCACTGTTGACGGCGGTAATTTTTTGCTCGATAGTAACAAATGTCTTTGGACCACCGATTCCACCAGCACTATCTCTGTGGTTCAAAAAGACGGTTCGAATTTAAATTTACCGTATAATTTTAAGGGTAAGGTTTGTTTTGATGGTGTAATGAGTACCCCTACCACTCCTCAAGACGTAATTGTTCAAAACGGGGGAGTTCTATCTTTAATGGGGTCACACACTTTTAAGACGCTTACAGTAAACTCGGGTGGCACAGTTACTCATCCACCAGCTGACGCGAATGGTAAAGCGGTACCGTACGGTTCGCGTTCGTTTATGTACGCCATGCGTTTTACATTTTTTGTTAAAGTTGAGGCCCCAGCCGGTGATCCGACAAATATTAAACGGGTTTATCTAAAAGCACCAGACAGTAACGACTCGATCGTTATTGAAGCTGGCGGGGGCGCGTTACCCGGAACATCTAGCGTAGATGATCCGGCCGCATTTAATCTTGGTTTAATCTCGTGGCACGCCAACAATGGCATAGGCTGTAACTTAATGGACGCATCGTTTAGAGCTAGTTCGTCTTGCGGCGGTACGTTACCTGCGGCAAACTTTAATACTGAAGCAGAGGTTGCGGTGTCGCGTGGTGGTGATTCGGTGCGCTACGTACCAATTAGAGTAACCACATGGCAATCAACATCAGATCAATTCTATAAGGTTGGATATCGAGAAACACTCCAAATTGGAGCGGGTGCGGAGACTCAGATTGCCAATAACCCACAATATTTACCGATCAGCTATATTTATGGACCATACGAAGGGCCAAGTAGCGAGTCGGGTACATTAACCGGTGCGGCGGATCCAGCGGCGCAATACAAATCTCGATTCGAATATGCTCAAGCACCAATCGATCAAGCCGATTATTCAAGCTTGGGATCGAATGGTTGGGGATTAATTAGTAAAGATCTCTCTACTTTTAGAATCTGGTCGTCGTCTCAAAACCGCTATGTCGATCAAGTTGCCAAACCAACCTATTCATTCTTTTCTCGGGTTGATTTAACTAACAACGGTACATTTAAAGATTTTGGTAAATACGATTGTACCGGGCATTGCACTAATGTAAACGATGCGTTTTATTTTGATTATAACGATCCGAGTAGAACCAGTGCCGGTAATCCGTTTTCAAACTCACAGCGTAAAGATGGTTACGGCTATTTGATTGGGGCAAACCCGGGTGCTTCAACATATGATCCATTGGAGCCAAATGTAGCCTTATTACAAAACTATAAACTACAGACCCACAGTGATGCTGCGCCGGTTATAAAGCCCAGTGTTACGTTGCATGTTACCGGGGCCGTTACGTTAAACGGCGGCTTAATTGACACCACTAATAAGGGATTACCTGGTGGGTTTACTTACGGTGGTCCAAACAATAGCGACAGCAAGTATGGTTTTGCCGGTGTTGGTGGTAAAGGTAATTCATCACCAGGCTGGTGGTACGCTTATGCAGACTGTGATAATAGTAATATTGGTATTCAGGGTAGTAACTGGTCGGATGGTAATGGTGGTGGTGGCGGCCCAGCCAATAAATCATGTACCGATGTTATTGGTTTAGCAGGCGGCGGTGGCGGTATGGGCTACGGTGGATCGGGGAAAACCTATGTTGACAGCAACTCTGACAGCGTCTACAACTTAAATAACACAAGAGGAAGTTATTACTCTCACGGTCAAGGTGGGGCTGGTTTATATGGTATCGGCGGCGGATTTGCTCAAAATTCAGGCACAGGACAATATCAAGCTGTTGCCAATTATGACTCGATGATTCACGGTTATTCATATCGTGAAAGATACACCAGTTCAACTGCCGCACTATTAGGTGGCGGTGGTGGTGGAGGTACCGACGCAGGGGCTCCTACTGGAGTATCTCAGCGGTTTGACGATGGATCGTTCCCGGCCGGCTCCGGTGGTGGCGCTATTTTGCTAACAGTTGACGGTGATATGACATTATCGGGTAACAGTACAGTCAGTGCTAGCGGTGGTAACGGATGGGATGTTTCAAATCCAGGAGGTGGCGCCAATCATTATGCAACTACGTCTGGTGGTGGTGGTGGATCAGTCATCCTAAGTGTGAGTGGTACCATCAATCTAGCCAACACCTCTATTATTAAAGCAAACGGTGGTAACACTTCTGGCAGATGTTTTGCATCAAGCGGAAATGAATGTGGAGTCCCCGGAGAAGGTGGCGGCGGTTTGGTTCGAATTACCGCTTCGGTTTTCTCTGGTGATGGCTGGATTTTTGCCCCAAATAATTACTGTGATGTTAATGGCGCTTATGTCGGAATCTTAAGTAATTCGGTTCAGGCTGCGGCGGGTAGAGGTACGGCTAGCGGAGGCAGTTTGGTTATGGCAGACGGCAGCGATGCCTACGGCCAGGTCTCGGAACACGGAATCGTTGACCTAAAGTACGCCGGTAATATACCATTCTGTGGTTCGGGGCTTGGGGCTGGTACCGGCATTCAAATCTCAAAACAGATTGAGCAATTAAGCAGCGCACCAGCCGAAGGTTCAGCGGCCGTAGCAAGCGCGAATGGTAATAATGTGGTCACGGTTACCAACGGATCAATCCTGCGCGTTACTATCACTGTTTCCAATCTATCTACAACCAACCAAACTGTTACAATTTCCGATGTTTTACCGAAATCAACTATGACTCTTGGTACTACATCGCCAGCAGTCACCCTTACCTCCGGGCTGCAGTTTGACGGGAGTAACGACTACGTTGTAGTCCCGGGTAATGCTGGTTTACGCATGACCACACTAACCCTTGAAGGTTGGATAAATACTACATCCGGTGCATCCAGTTATCCGCTTAACTATGGTGCTTACGGTTTCCAAATTAATAAATGGAGCTCAGGCGGTGCACTTAGCCTATTATTTACTAATCAGTATGGGGTAGGAGAGGAATGTATATCGAATCGTTCGGTAAATGATGGGAATTGGCATCATATTGCCGGTACTATTGATCAAGCTAATAAAAAATATTCTATCTACATCGATGGCGCTCTGAGTAAAGCGTGTACCATGAATGCCAATATTAAATACTCCTCAACCGAATCGTTGTATTTTGGAACTGGTAGTCCTACTGTTGGAAGGTTTAACGGCAAGTTAAATGAAATTAGGGTTTCAAACAATTTGCGATATACCGGGAATTATACTCCGAGTAATCACTTTAACACCGATGCAAACACTATTGGTCTTTGGCACCTAGATGGTGTTGCCGGTAGCACCACTGCTACTGACTCATCCAGCAATGGCAACAATGGAACCCTAATGAATGGCGCTACTAACTCTCCACCTGCGAATGGTTCAACCGATGGCCCGGTTTGGCTGTACGACCCCGATACTGTTATTCCGCCGGTGAATGGACTGGTTTATGTCTATAACTCTACCAGCTCCGATTTTACCCCAACAGTATCAAGCGGTAAGTTTTCCCAATCCGGGATTGCGGTTGCTGCCGGTTCGTACACCATTCTAAGATATGTCACAGTAATTAAATAA
- a CDS encoding DUF5668 domain-containing protein: MSRQFSLFGFVLILIGVLMLLTNLGYVKVDASILYNFWPLLLVFVGLRAWLGKEKVGLANVIIAILILLSVCVSISWDNHSTWDWSKNILHQENVLDL; encoded by the coding sequence GTGTCTAGACAATTTTCGTTATTTGGATTCGTCTTAATCTTAATTGGTGTGTTAATGCTATTAACAAATTTGGGATACGTTAAGGTTGATGCCTCAATTTTGTACAATTTTTGGCCACTTTTGCTGGTTTTTGTTGGTCTTAGAGCTTGGTTGGGCAAAGAAAAAGTTGGCCTAGCCAACGTAATTATTGCAATTCTAATTCTTTTGTCAGTTTGTGTATCGATTTCATGGGATAACCATTCTACATGGGACTGGAGCAAAAACATTCTTCATCAAGAAAACGTCCTCGATCTCTAA